Proteins encoded by one window of Sus scrofa isolate TJ Tabasco breed Duroc chromosome 12, Sscrofa11.1, whole genome shotgun sequence:
- the LOC110255889 gene encoding uncharacterized protein LOC110255889 isoform X1, with amino-acid sequence MTYQAEEDRKNILRLQDLVDKLQAKVKAYKRQAEEAVSAGPWAPWPRAGARPCFLGPAFSLAGCNHALRRPAPPSWSAGSNPAPPPAPPGLLAPQTWPSYSIPSLCLSLGSPTQPDSLHLPLTPHPAPWPLGPGT; translated from the exons ATGACCTACCAG GCCGAGGAGGACCGCAAGAACATCCTCAGGCTCCAGGACCTGGTGGACAAGCTGCAGGCCAAAGTGAAGGCTTACAAGCGGCAGGCAGAGGAGGCCGTGAGTGCGGGGCCCTGGGCGCCCTGGCCCCGAGCAGGAGCCCGTCCCTGTTTCCTAGGGCCTGCGTTTTCACTGGCAGGCTGTAATCACGCGCTTAGGaggcctgcccctccctcctggtcTGCAGGAAGCAACCCTGCCCCgcctccagctcctccaggcCTCTTGGCTCCCCAGACCTGGCCCAGCTACTCCATCCCTTCACTCTGCCTCAGCCTGGGTTCTCCCACCCAGCCCGACTCACTCCACCTGCCCTTGACTCCTCACCCAGCACCCTGgcccctgggacctgggacctga
- the LOC110255889 gene encoding myosin-13-like isoform X2 has translation MTYQAEEDRKNILRLQDLVDKLQAKVKAYKRQAEEAEEQANTQLSRCRRVQHELEEAEERADIAESQVNKLRAKSRDVGAQKMEE, from the exons ATGACCTACCAG GCCGAGGAGGACCGCAAGAACATCCTCAGGCTCCAGGACCTGGTGGACAAGCTGCAGGCCAAAGTGAAGGCTTACAAGCGGCAGGCAGAGGAGGCC GAGGAGCAGGCCAACACGCAGCTGTCCAGGTGCCGGAGGGTCCAGCATGAGCTGGAGGAGGCCGAGGAACGGGCGGACATCGCCGAGTCCCAAGTCAACAAGCTACGGGCCAAGAGCCGAGATGTGGGGGCCCAG AAGATGGAAGAATGA